From the genome of Pelomonas sp. SE-A7, one region includes:
- the argS gene encoding arginine--tRNA ligase, which translates to MIQAKQELLAALGEAIQELNPGSALAAAFESPKQASHGDFACTVAMQMSKALKTNPRALAEQLIAALQARSAFQRWTESLEIAGPGFINIRLKPAAKQAVVAEVLAGAGRFGHQAGNDTHVMVEFVSANPTGPLHVGHARQAALGDSICHLFETQGCQVTREFYYNDAGVQIATLADSTHKRLQGLKPGMQGWPEAAYNGDYIQDIADAFLRKETVKADDREFTASGDVNDLDGIRQFAVAYLRHEQDLDLQAFGLRFDNYFLESSVYAGGQLEKAVERMVASGKTYEEGGALWFRSTDYGDDKDRVMRKSEGGFTYFVPDVAYHVNKFQRGYTKCINIQGTDHHGTIARVRGGLQAQELGIPQGFPDYVLHKMVTVMKGGEEVKISKRAGSYVTLRDLIEWTSRDAVRFFLISRKADTEFTFDVDLALKQNDENPVFYVQYAHARICSIIRNWGGDEAQLQGADLSLLSAPTEAALMLKLADYPRMLSGAANGLAPHDVAFYLRDLAGLFHSYYAAERVLGQAEDLTRARVALLAATRQVLRNALAVLGVSAPEAMSRESTESEEKAEKA; encoded by the coding sequence ATGATCCAAGCCAAGCAGGAACTGCTCGCCGCCCTCGGCGAAGCCATCCAGGAACTGAACCCCGGCAGCGCGCTCGCTGCCGCCTTCGAGTCGCCCAAGCAGGCCAGCCACGGCGACTTCGCCTGCACCGTCGCGATGCAGATGTCCAAGGCGCTCAAGACCAATCCGCGCGCCCTGGCCGAGCAGCTGATCGCTGCCCTGCAGGCAAGATCAGCCTTCCAGCGCTGGACCGAGAGCCTGGAGATCGCCGGCCCCGGCTTCATCAACATCCGCCTCAAGCCGGCCGCCAAGCAGGCCGTCGTGGCCGAGGTGCTGGCCGGTGCCGGCCGCTTCGGCCACCAGGCCGGCAACGACACCCATGTCATGGTCGAGTTCGTCTCGGCCAATCCGACCGGCCCCCTGCACGTGGGCCACGCCCGCCAGGCCGCGCTGGGCGATTCGATCTGCCACCTGTTCGAGACTCAGGGCTGCCAGGTCACCCGCGAGTTCTATTACAACGACGCCGGCGTGCAGATCGCCACGCTGGCCGACTCCACGCACAAGCGTCTGCAAGGGCTGAAGCCCGGCATGCAAGGCTGGCCCGAGGCCGCCTACAACGGCGACTACATCCAGGACATCGCCGACGCCTTCCTGCGCAAGGAGACGGTCAAGGCCGACGACCGCGAGTTCACGGCCTCGGGCGACGTCAACGACCTGGACGGCATCCGCCAGTTCGCCGTGGCCTACCTGCGCCATGAGCAGGACCTGGACCTGCAGGCCTTCGGCCTCAGGTTTGACAACTACTTCCTGGAGTCCAGCGTCTACGCCGGCGGCCAGCTGGAGAAGGCGGTCGAGCGCATGGTCGCCAGTGGCAAGACCTACGAGGAAGGCGGCGCGCTGTGGTTCCGGTCCACCGACTACGGTGACGACAAGGACCGGGTGATGCGCAAGAGCGAAGGCGGCTTCACCTACTTCGTGCCTGACGTGGCCTACCACGTCAACAAGTTCCAGCGCGGCTACACCAAGTGCATCAACATCCAGGGCACGGACCACCACGGCACCATCGCCCGGGTGCGCGGTGGCCTGCAGGCCCAGGAGCTGGGCATTCCGCAGGGCTTCCCGGACTATGTGCTGCACAAGATGGTCACGGTGATGAAGGGCGGCGAGGAGGTCAAGATCTCCAAGCGCGCCGGCTCCTACGTGACGCTGCGCGACCTGATCGAATGGACCAGCCGCGATGCGGTGCGCTTCTTCCTGATCAGCCGCAAGGCCGACACCGAGTTCACCTTCGACGTGGACCTGGCGCTGAAGCAGAACGACGAGAACCCGGTGTTCTATGTGCAGTACGCCCATGCGCGCATCTGCTCCATCATCCGCAACTGGGGTGGCGACGAAGCCCAGCTCCAGGGCGCCGACCTCAGCCTCTTGAGCGCGCCCACCGAGGCCGCCCTGATGCTCAAGCTGGCCGACTACCCGCGCATGCTGTCCGGCGCCGCCAACGGCCTGGCGCCGCATGACGTGGCCTTCTACCTGCGCGACCTGGCCGGCCTGTTCCACAGCTACTATGCGGCCGAACGCGTGCTGGGCCAGGCCGAAGACCTGACCCGCGCCCGGGTGGCCCTGCTGGCCGCCACGCGCCAGGTGCTGCGCAATGCCCTGGCGGTGCTGGGTGTCAGCGCGCCGGAAGCGATGTCCCGCGAATCGACCGAATCGGAAGAAAAGGCAGAGAAGGCATGA
- a CDS encoding SPOR domain-containing protein, with amino-acid sequence MSEKKGGGKPGAGGAPGGGSSSEQRGGFVLGLIVGLLIGLAVALGVALYINKTPIPFVNKVPQRTAEQDAEEAERNKNWDPNAPLAGKNGKAASGVVSAGEAPAPKPAAAHASSAAPVQAPAPAPAAAPAPAPVASKAVARTESKPEAKAADAKAASADPSIYFVQAGAYLKTDDAEAQRAKLALLGHVAKIYEFEQSGRTVYRVRIGPLDARDEAEGLQKKLEGSGVEANLVRVQR; translated from the coding sequence ATGAGCGAAAAGAAGGGTGGTGGCAAGCCCGGCGCCGGTGGCGCGCCCGGCGGTGGCAGCAGCAGCGAGCAGCGCGGCGGCTTCGTCCTCGGGCTGATCGTCGGCCTGCTGATCGGCCTGGCCGTGGCCCTGGGCGTGGCGCTGTACATCAACAAGACGCCCATCCCCTTCGTCAACAAGGTGCCGCAGCGCACGGCCGAGCAGGACGCCGAAGAGGCCGAGCGCAACAAGAACTGGGACCCGAACGCCCCGCTGGCCGGCAAGAACGGCAAGGCGGCCAGCGGCGTGGTCAGTGCCGGCGAAGCCCCGGCGCCCAAGCCGGCTGCGGCCCACGCCAGCAGCGCCGCCCCGGTCCAGGCCCCCGCGCCAGCCCCGGCCGCCGCACCGGCTCCGGCGCCGGTCGCCAGCAAGGCCGTGGCCAGGACCGAGTCCAAGCCTGAAGCCAAGGCCGCCGACGCCAAGGCAGCGTCAGCCGACCCGTCGATCTACTTCGTGCAGGCCGGCGCCTACCTGAAGACCGACGACGCCGAGGCCCAGCGCGCCAAGCTGGCCTTGCTCGGCCATGTGGCCAAGATCTATGAGTTCGAGCAGTCGGGCCGCACCGTCTACCGGGTCCGCATCGGCCCCCTGGATGCCCGCGACGAGGCCGAAGGCCTGCAGAAGAAGCTCGAGGGCTCGGGCGTCGAGGCCAACCTGGTCCGCGTGCAGCGCTGA
- a CDS encoding thiol:disulfide interchange protein DsbA/DsbL, which yields MKRRDFSALGLAALAGSSAWAQGGPVEGKHYKRLGNPVPTTPGKIEVIEFFWYGCPHCYALEPMLREWVKQLPADVAFRRIHVGFRPNIKPHQKLFLTLEALGKSEELQGRVFEAFHRERVDVEEDKDMLALAVRLGVDQAKFAAMYNSFAINGKMATSNKLSEAYNIDGVPALGIAGRFWTSPSMVGAAGMSEQDMGMRALQVTNALIQGVRNGKL from the coding sequence ATGAAGCGCCGTGATTTCTCCGCCCTCGGACTCGCCGCCCTGGCCGGCAGCAGCGCCTGGGCCCAGGGCGGGCCGGTCGAAGGCAAGCATTACAAGCGCCTGGGCAACCCGGTGCCGACCACGCCCGGCAAGATCGAGGTGATCGAGTTCTTCTGGTACGGCTGCCCGCATTGCTATGCGCTGGAGCCGATGCTGCGTGAATGGGTCAAGCAGCTGCCGGCCGACGTGGCCTTCCGCCGCATCCATGTGGGCTTCCGGCCCAACATCAAGCCGCACCAGAAGCTGTTCCTGACGCTGGAAGCGCTGGGCAAGTCCGAGGAGCTGCAGGGCCGGGTGTTCGAGGCCTTCCATCGCGAACGTGTCGACGTGGAAGAGGACAAGGACATGCTGGCCCTGGCCGTGCGGCTGGGCGTGGACCAGGCCAAGTTCGCCGCCATGTACAACTCGTTCGCGATCAACGGCAAGATGGCCACGTCCAACAAGCTGAGCGAGGCCTACAACATCGACGGCGTGCCGGCCCTGGGCATCGCCGGCCGCTTCTGGACCTCGCCCTCCATGGTCGGCGCCGCCGGCATGAGCGAGCAGGACATGGGCATGCGCGCGCTGCAGGTCACGAACGCCCTGATCCAGGGCGTGCGCAACGGAAAGCTGTGA
- the lptA gene encoding lipopolysaccharide transport periplasmic protein LptA, which produces MRLPALPSALPLLLTALLVAAPVGAAKGDRERDLSISHDEGGRAELANQLTEFTGNVQLSQGSLLLRAHRLQLRETPDGFFQANATAKPGEQVSFKQDRDKPGESIEGFADQIDYDGKAETVRFTGNAVLRQLRNGQVFSETVGSEFVYDNRKEEFLTKGGAHERSPNGRVRHVFTPRLAAEAAASAASSPAVPLKPSSTLQTAPRKPQ; this is translated from the coding sequence ATGCGTCTTCCTGCCCTGCCTTCCGCACTGCCGCTGCTGCTGACCGCCCTGCTGGTCGCGGCACCCGTGGGCGCCGCCAAGGGCGACCGCGAACGCGATCTCAGCATCAGCCATGACGAAGGCGGCCGCGCCGAGCTGGCCAACCAGCTGACCGAATTCACCGGCAATGTGCAATTGAGCCAGGGCAGCCTGCTGCTCAGGGCCCACCGGCTGCAGCTGCGCGAGACGCCGGACGGCTTCTTCCAGGCCAATGCCACGGCCAAGCCGGGCGAGCAGGTCAGCTTCAAGCAGGACCGCGACAAGCCGGGCGAGAGCATCGAGGGTTTCGCCGACCAGATCGACTACGACGGCAAGGCCGAGACCGTGCGCTTCACAGGCAATGCCGTGCTGCGCCAGCTGCGCAACGGCCAGGTGTTCTCGGAAACCGTGGGCAGCGAGTTCGTCTACGACAACCGCAAGGAAGAATTCCTGACCAAGGGCGGCGCCCATGAGCGCAGCCCCAACGGCCGGGTCCGCCATGTGTTCACGCCTAGGCTCGCCGCCGAGGCCGCTGCGTCGGCCGCCAGCAGCCCGGCCGTGCCGCTGAAACCCAGCAGCACCCTGCAGACCGCTCCGCGCAAGCCCCAATGA
- the lptB gene encoding LPS export ABC transporter ATP-binding protein encodes MTAGQPSRLEAEGLQKTYGVRRVVKNVHLAVDSGEVVGLLGPNGAGKTTSFYMIVGLVRADAGEIRLDGEALERLPIHRRSRLGLSYLPQEASIFRKLTVEENIRAVLELQQDENGKPWTKARTNEMLDSLLHELSIEKLRDSPAPALSGGERRRVEIARALATQPRFILLDEPFAGVDPIAVLEIQRIIGFLKARGIGVLITDHNVRETLGICDRAYIISEGEVLAEGTPDELVANADVRKVYLGEHFRM; translated from the coding sequence ATGACCGCCGGCCAGCCCAGCCGGCTCGAAGCCGAGGGCCTGCAGAAGACCTACGGCGTGCGCCGCGTGGTCAAGAACGTGCATCTGGCCGTGGACAGCGGCGAGGTCGTCGGCCTGCTGGGGCCCAACGGCGCCGGCAAGACCACCAGCTTCTACATGATCGTGGGCCTGGTGCGCGCCGATGCCGGCGAGATCCGCCTGGACGGCGAAGCGCTGGAGCGCCTGCCCATCCACCGCCGCTCGCGCCTGGGCCTGTCCTACCTGCCACAGGAAGCCTCGATCTTCCGCAAGCTGACGGTGGAGGAGAACATCCGCGCCGTGCTGGAGCTGCAGCAGGACGAGAACGGCAAGCCCTGGACCAAGGCCCGCACCAACGAGATGCTGGACAGCCTCTTGCACGAGCTGTCGATAGAGAAGCTGCGCGACAGCCCGGCGCCGGCCCTGTCCGGTGGCGAGCGGCGGCGCGTCGAGATCGCCCGCGCCCTGGCCACGCAGCCGCGCTTCATCCTGCTGGACGAGCCCTTCGCCGGTGTGGACCCGATCGCGGTGCTGGAGATCCAGCGCATCATCGGCTTCCTGAAGGCGCGCGGCATAGGCGTGCTGATCACCGACCACAACGTCCGCGAGACCCTGGGCATCTGCGACCGCGCCTACATCATCAGCGAGGGCGAGGTGCTGGCCGAAGGCACGCCGGACGAGCTGGTCGCCAATGCCGACGTCCGCAAGGTCTATCTCGGCGAACACTTCCGGATGTAA